In Synechococcus sp. Nb3U1, one DNA window encodes the following:
- a CDS encoding diacylglycerol kinase has protein sequence MASSSSRSPQRLRLLERSRLVAFRRRGVYSSPAVVAPTPPSAADPSGDAQPPTTDPWQRPPSWRVATNLGKSFYFAGKGLAYAVRTQRNFRIHLAVAAVAFALGFGLKLSAVEMALISLATGLVMALELVNTALEAVVDLTLGNKYHLLAAIAKDCAAGAVLIVAAAALLVAAWLFLPPLLLLVQNGLGTVE, from the coding sequence ATGGCCAGTAGCTCTAGCCGTTCTCCCCAACGTCTGCGGCTACTTGAGCGCTCTCGGTTGGTGGCGTTCCGGCGGCGTGGAGTGTATTCCAGCCCGGCTGTTGTGGCTCCTACTCCTCCATCTGCGGCAGATCCTTCAGGGGATGCCCAGCCTCCGACAACGGATCCCTGGCAACGACCTCCCTCCTGGCGGGTGGCGACGAACCTGGGCAAAAGTTTCTACTTTGCGGGCAAAGGCTTGGCCTATGCCGTCCGCACCCAACGGAACTTCCGCATTCATCTTGCTGTGGCGGCGGTGGCTTTTGCGCTGGGCTTTGGCCTGAAGCTAAGTGCGGTGGAAATGGCCCTGATCAGTTTGGCGACGGGGTTGGTGATGGCCCTCGAGCTGGTGAATACCGCCCTAGAAGCGGTGGTGGATCTGACGTTGGGCAACAAATATCATCTGCTGGCGGCGATCGCCAAAGACTGTGCGGCAGGGGCAGTGTTGATTGTGGCAGCGGCGGCGCTATTGGTAGCGGCTTGGCTGTTTCTGCCCCCTTTGTTGCTGCTGGTACAGAATGGCTTGGGGACGGTGGAGTAA
- the ybeY gene encoding rRNA maturation RNase YbeY: MDGFLDLYLQFNIPSPIEEATWCDWFEIWLRELGVTIPCELSLCLTSDDHIRELNREFRQIDEPTDVLAFAAQEMLAPVGIREVSGVRLLGDIVISVQTARLQAKAQGHRLSDELAWLATHGLLHLLGWDHPDELSLQRMMQQQRQLLSAIQLGSEVTHGQ; this comes from the coding sequence ATGGATGGATTCCTGGATCTGTACCTACAGTTCAATATCCCGAGTCCAATTGAAGAAGCCACCTGGTGTGATTGGTTTGAGATTTGGTTGCGGGAACTGGGGGTGACGATCCCGTGTGAACTGAGCCTTTGCCTCACCTCAGACGATCACATCCGCGAGCTCAACCGGGAGTTTCGCCAAATCGATGAGCCCACTGATGTGTTGGCTTTTGCCGCTCAGGAGATGCTAGCCCCGGTCGGGATCCGTGAAGTGTCGGGGGTACGGCTGCTGGGGGATATCGTCATTTCGGTTCAAACCGCTCGCCTGCAGGCCAAAGCTCAGGGACACCGTCTCTCGGATGAGCTGGCTTGGTTGGCTACCCACGGGTTGCTCCACCTGCTGGGGTGGGATCACCCAGATGAACTGTCCCTACAGCGCATGATGCAGCAACAACGGCAGCTACTCTCGGCGATCCAACTGGGCTCGGAGGTGACGCATGGCCAGTAG
- the eda gene encoding bifunctional 4-hydroxy-2-oxoglutarate aldolase/2-dehydro-3-deoxy-phosphogluconate aldolase — translation MFACPEPSLDDRLTHPWLLQLWQQPLIGVIRAQESLAQATQQATVAIQAGIQHIEITTQVPQYLQLIAELRQHHPQCWIGVGTVLHQHMAKQAWQAGAQFCVSPFADEQVIRWAQEVGLPIVPGALTPTEIGSAWRAGATAVKVFPVESLGGFRYIRHLRQPLGSLPLIPTGGVTLANGLEYLRAGAWAVGIAGDLFPPEAYLDTVSDGQKLENRIRQALVPLIQMRQFPQKSGLT, via the coding sequence ATGTTTGCTTGTCCTGAACCCAGCCTGGATGACCGTTTGACCCACCCTTGGTTGCTCCAGTTGTGGCAGCAGCCTTTGATCGGGGTGATTCGTGCCCAAGAGAGTTTGGCTCAGGCCACCCAACAGGCGACGGTGGCCATCCAAGCCGGGATTCAACACATTGAAATCACCACCCAAGTTCCCCAGTACTTGCAGTTGATTGCGGAGTTGCGACAACACCATCCCCAGTGCTGGATCGGGGTCGGTACGGTTTTGCATCAACACATGGCCAAGCAGGCTTGGCAGGCGGGGGCACAGTTTTGTGTCTCTCCCTTTGCCGATGAGCAGGTCATCCGCTGGGCGCAGGAGGTAGGGTTACCCATCGTGCCGGGGGCCCTCACCCCGACAGAAATTGGGTCAGCTTGGCGGGCGGGGGCAACAGCGGTGAAGGTGTTCCCGGTGGAGAGCCTGGGGGGATTCCGCTATATTCGCCATCTGCGGCAACCGTTGGGATCCCTGCCCCTGATCCCAACAGGGGGGGTAACCCTGGCCAATGGATTGGAATACCTACGGGCCGGGGCATGGGCAGTGGGAATTGCTGGAGACTTATTCCCACCAGAAGCGTATTTGGATACAGTGTCTGATGGACAAAAGCTGGAAAATCGTATTCGTCAAGCTCTCGTACCGCTGATACAAATGCGGCAATTTCCGCAGAAATCTGGCCTAACCTGA
- a CDS encoding murein hydrolase activator EnvC family protein, which translates to MARSLRAWMVFGLLTLLLVAGLGMVAPSQAQNVNQLQQRQQQIQQQIQGNQRRLEELRQAEQEARRRMGSLQQNIQQTESSLRDNQYRLEQAQKALEQAQKDLEDLEDRLKRQQQGTAARLRYMQRQGAEHWWALLLSSRDLNEFFDRRHQLQLLIEADRQLIQELQVTATEVDQQRIALEVQRNEISLILQELAAQKNQLQQQAATQEQLVGRLANERASFEAAQRRLEADSQQLTGLIQQLIAQQSQQRGGGDPVQGTGRLVAPVGGPITSPFGWRVHPIYRTRRFHAGIDFGVPTGTPVRAADRGTVIYAGWYGGYGNTVIINHGGGITTLYAHNSRVAVGVGQSVQRGQTIAAAGSTGLSTGPHVHFEVRRNGQPVDPRRYL; encoded by the coding sequence GTGGCACGAAGCCTAAGGGCGTGGATGGTATTCGGGTTGCTCACCCTACTGCTGGTGGCAGGTCTGGGGATGGTAGCGCCATCGCAAGCCCAGAATGTCAACCAACTGCAACAACGGCAGCAGCAGATCCAGCAACAGATCCAAGGTAACCAACGCCGCCTAGAGGAACTGCGCCAAGCTGAACAGGAAGCCCGCCGCCGCATGGGATCCCTGCAGCAAAACATCCAACAAACGGAATCCAGCCTTCGGGATAACCAGTATCGCCTGGAACAAGCCCAAAAAGCACTGGAGCAGGCCCAAAAGGATCTGGAGGATTTAGAGGATCGCCTAAAACGGCAACAACAGGGTACGGCTGCCCGGTTGCGCTATATGCAGCGGCAGGGGGCTGAACATTGGTGGGCTTTGTTACTGAGTAGCCGAGATTTGAACGAGTTTTTCGACCGCCGTCACCAACTGCAACTGTTGATCGAAGCGGATCGGCAATTGATCCAAGAACTTCAGGTCACCGCCACCGAGGTGGATCAACAACGCATCGCCCTAGAGGTGCAGCGCAATGAGATTTCCCTGATTTTGCAGGAGCTGGCGGCCCAGAAAAATCAGTTGCAGCAGCAGGCCGCCACCCAAGAACAACTGGTTGGGCGCTTGGCCAATGAGCGAGCTTCTTTTGAGGCGGCACAGCGGCGTTTGGAAGCCGATTCGCAACAACTGACGGGGTTGATCCAGCAACTGATCGCCCAGCAATCGCAACAGCGGGGCGGCGGGGATCCGGTGCAGGGCACAGGCCGCTTGGTGGCTCCGGTGGGGGGGCCGATCACCAGTCCTTTTGGCTGGCGGGTTCACCCCATCTATCGCACCCGCCGCTTCCATGCGGGTATCGACTTTGGGGTGCCTACCGGAACGCCCGTACGAGCAGCAGATCGAGGTACGGTCATTTATGCCGGCTGGTACGGCGGCTACGGCAATACCGTGATCATCAATCATGGCGGTGGTATCACCACCCTCTACGCCCACAACAGCCGCGTGGCCGTTGGCGTCGGGCAATCGGTGCAGCGGGGACAAACCATCGCTGCCGCGGGCTCAACCGGGCTTTCCACTGGCCCCCATGTCCACTTCGAGGTGCGCCGCAAC